The following are from one region of the Vibrio hyugaensis genome:
- the bioB gene encoding biotin synthase BioB, whose protein sequence is MEVRHNWTHAEVRDLMEKPFMDLLFEAQLVHRQYQQTNHVQVSTLLSIKTGACPEDCKYCPQSARYTTDIEKERLMEVERVLDAAQKAKNAGSTRFCMGAAWKNPKERDMPHLTDMIKGVKGMGLETCMTLGMLTPDQAKQLATAGLDYYNHNLDTSPEFYGNIITTRTYQDRLDTLSHVRDAGMKICSGGIIGMGESANDRAGLFVELANLPTHPESVPINMLVKVKGTPLEEVDDVEPFDFIRLIAIARIMMPMSAVRLSAGREDMNEQMQALCFMAGANSVFYGCKLLTTPNPSEDKDMMLFNKLGINSQEVSQKPDEIEENELLDRVVERVAARPTKDDLFYDASV, encoded by the coding sequence GTGGAAGTTCGTCATAACTGGACGCATGCTGAAGTGCGCGATCTCATGGAAAAACCATTCATGGATCTCCTATTCGAAGCGCAGCTTGTACATCGTCAATATCAACAAACCAACCATGTTCAAGTAAGCACGCTTCTGTCGATTAAGACAGGTGCTTGTCCAGAAGATTGTAAGTACTGTCCTCAGAGTGCTCGTTACACCACAGACATCGAAAAAGAGCGTCTGATGGAAGTTGAACGTGTACTCGATGCTGCACAAAAAGCGAAAAACGCTGGCTCAACCCGATTTTGTATGGGCGCAGCATGGAAAAACCCGAAAGAGCGTGACATGCCGCATTTGACCGACATGATCAAAGGTGTGAAGGGCATGGGTCTAGAAACGTGTATGACGCTTGGAATGTTAACGCCAGATCAAGCTAAGCAACTGGCAACCGCTGGTCTGGATTACTATAACCACAACCTTGATACCTCACCTGAGTTTTACGGCAACATCATTACCACACGTACTTACCAAGACCGTTTAGATACCCTGTCTCACGTACGTGATGCCGGAATGAAGATCTGTTCTGGTGGCATTATCGGCATGGGCGAAAGTGCCAATGACCGAGCAGGTTTGTTTGTGGAACTGGCTAACTTACCAACACATCCGGAAAGCGTGCCAATCAACATGCTCGTGAAGGTGAAGGGCACACCACTGGAAGAAGTGGATGACGTTGAGCCCTTTGACTTTATTCGTTTGATAGCAATTGCCCGCATTATGATGCCTATGTCTGCGGTTCGTTTATCGGCTGGCCGTGAAGATATGAACGAGCAGATGCAAGCGCTGTGCTTTATGGCTGGTGCAAACTCCGTCTTCTATGGCTGCAAACTTCTGACCACGCCAAACCCTTCTGAAGACAAGGACATGATGCTGTTTAACAAGCTCGGCATCAACAGCCAAGAGGTGTCTCAAAAACCTGATGAAATCGAAGAAAACGAGTTGCTGGATCGCGTCGTAGAGCGCGTTGCTGCACGTCCAACAAAAGACGACCTTTTCTACGATGCCAGCGTTTAA
- a CDS encoding DksA/TraR family C4-type zinc finger protein, giving the protein MAVGWANDDSVSQQIQNTIDDEISRVRGSITKGESAHYCDECGDEIPEARRLAMKGVRLCIECQSTIELVSQRQVLFNRRASKDSQLR; this is encoded by the coding sequence ATGGCCGTAGGGTGGGCAAACGACGATAGCGTCAGCCAACAAATTCAAAACACAATAGACGACGAGATTTCCCGTGTTCGTGGCAGTATCACAAAGGGTGAAAGCGCCCATTACTGCGATGAGTGTGGTGATGAGATTCCGGAAGCGCGTCGTCTTGCTATGAAAGGCGTTCGTTTGTGTATCGAATGTCAGTCAACAATCGAATTGGTGTCTCAACGCCAAGTATTATTCAATCGACGAGCGAGTAAAGACAGTCAACTTCGATAG
- a CDS encoding replication-associated recombination protein A — protein MRPETIEQYIGQQHILDPGKPLRRALEAGHIHSMILWGPPGTGKTTLAEVAANYANAEVERVSAVTSGVKEIRAAIEKARENKMAGRRTILFVDEVHRFNKSQQDAFLPHIEDGTVTFIGATTENPSFELNNALLSRARVYKLTSLDKDEISLALNQAINDKQRGLGNTPANFADNVLDRLAELVNGDARMSLNYLELLYDMAEDNEQGEKEISLRLLAEVAGEKVSRFDNKGDIWYDLISAVHKSIRGSNPDAALYWSARMIAAGCDPLYIARRLLAIASEDVGNADPRAMQVALSAWDCFTRVGPAEGERAIAQAIVYLACAPKSNAVYVAWKQALTDAHNLPEYEVPHHLRNAPTSLMKDMGYGAEYRYAHDEPGAYAAGEQYLPPEMGDRRYYQPTNRGLETKIGEKLDYLATLDANSPQKRYEK, from the coding sequence ATGAGACCGGAAACGATTGAACAGTACATCGGTCAGCAGCACATTTTAGATCCTGGCAAGCCGCTACGCCGTGCGTTAGAGGCTGGACATATTCACTCCATGATTCTGTGGGGGCCTCCGGGCACAGGTAAGACGACGCTAGCGGAAGTGGCGGCAAACTACGCCAACGCAGAAGTAGAACGTGTATCAGCTGTGACCTCAGGCGTGAAAGAGATTCGTGCTGCTATCGAGAAAGCGCGTGAGAACAAAATGGCGGGTCGTCGTACCATCCTATTCGTGGATGAGGTGCATCGCTTTAATAAATCACAGCAAGACGCGTTTTTGCCACATATCGAAGATGGCACGGTGACTTTTATCGGTGCGACGACAGAGAACCCATCGTTTGAGCTGAATAACGCATTGTTGTCTCGTGCTCGCGTGTACAAGCTGACGTCTCTCGATAAGGATGAAATCTCACTGGCACTGAATCAAGCGATTAACGACAAACAACGCGGCCTTGGTAATACGCCTGCGAACTTTGCCGACAATGTACTGGACCGTTTAGCTGAGCTGGTTAACGGCGACGCTCGTATGTCTCTCAATTACCTTGAGCTACTCTACGATATGGCAGAGGACAATGAGCAAGGCGAAAAAGAGATAAGCTTAAGGCTGCTTGCTGAAGTGGCGGGAGAGAAGGTTTCCCGTTTCGATAACAAGGGCGATATTTGGTACGACCTTATTTCTGCTGTACACAAGTCGATTCGTGGCTCTAACCCTGATGCCGCGCTGTATTGGTCTGCGCGTATGATTGCTGCTGGCTGTGATCCTTTGTACATTGCTCGACGTTTATTGGCGATTGCTTCTGAAGATGTAGGCAACGCTGACCCTCGCGCAATGCAAGTGGCACTGTCTGCTTGGGATTGCTTTACCCGTGTTGGTCCAGCAGAAGGTGAACGTGCGATTGCACAGGCGATCGTGTACTTAGCGTGTGCGCCAAAAAGTAATGCGGTATATGTGGCGTGGAAACAAGCGCTCACGGACGCTCATAACTTACCTGAATATGAAGTGCCGCATCACCTTCGAAACGCACCAACCAGTTTGATGAAAGATATGGGTTATGGGGCAGAGTATCGTTACGCGCACGATGAGCCTGGCGCTTACGCTGCTGGTGAGCAATATTTGCCACCTGAAATGGGCGATCGTAGGTACTATCAGCCGACAAATCGTGGTCTAGAGACCAAAATCGGCGAAAAGTTAGATTACTTGGCTACTTTAGACGCAAATAGCCCACAAAAGCGCTATGAAAAGTAG
- the lolA gene encoding outer membrane lipoprotein chaperone LolA produces MKKLFPAKLFSALVLSFSLFSTAHAASPKDELSKRLAINEGFSADFSQQVISPEGETVMEGEGTVEISRPSLFRWSTTFPDENLLVSDGKTLWYYSPFIEQVSIYWQEQATEQTPFVLLTRNRASDWDNYKISQKGDEFTLIPTAVDSTQGQFQINIDAKGVVKGFNVVEQDGQKGLFTFKNVKLGKPKADRFTFTIPDGVEVDDQRN; encoded by the coding sequence ATGAAAAAACTATTTCCAGCGAAACTATTCTCTGCGCTTGTTTTAAGCTTCTCTCTCTTTTCAACTGCACATGCAGCGTCTCCAAAAGATGAACTAAGCAAACGCCTAGCGATAAACGAAGGCTTCAGTGCGGATTTTTCTCAACAGGTCATCAGTCCTGAAGGTGAAACCGTCATGGAAGGGGAAGGAACGGTTGAGATTTCTCGTCCAAGTCTGTTCCGTTGGAGCACCACATTCCCGGATGAGAACTTGCTTGTCTCTGATGGTAAAACGTTGTGGTACTACAGCCCATTTATCGAGCAAGTGAGTATTTACTGGCAAGAACAAGCTACTGAGCAAACGCCATTTGTTTTGTTAACTCGTAATCGTGCAAGTGATTGGGATAACTACAAGATTTCGCAAAAAGGTGACGAATTCACCCTCATTCCTACGGCGGTAGACTCCACACAAGGTCAATTCCAGATTAATATTGATGCCAAAGGTGTGGTAAAAGGCTTCAATGTAGTGGAACAAGATGGGCAAAAAGGCTTGTTCACGTTCAAAAATGTGAAGCTTGGTAAACCCAAAGCAGACAGATTTACATTCACAATTCCAGATGGTGTGGAAGTGGATGACCAAAGGAATTAA
- the bioC gene encoding malonyl-ACP O-methyltransferase BioC, translating to MDNAEHVALDNFLQDKEAIASSFGKAADTYDRHAAFQRDVGQRLLQKLPDDLTNKRVLDLGCGTGYFSQLLQQRGAEVVCGDISQAMLDKAKQRCGAHRMQYQLADAENLSFEDDSFDYVFSSLALQWCADLSYPLREIRRVLKKGGTGCFSTLMDGSLYELRESWSKIDAYQHVNNFITHNQVKIALAQSWCHNHHLDLTPITVWYDSAFSVMRDLKGIGANHVSGRSHGLTSRRTLLQVEGAYQAFRNDQGLLPASYQVCFGVIHL from the coding sequence ATGGATAATGCAGAGCACGTTGCGTTAGACAATTTCCTTCAAGATAAAGAGGCGATAGCGTCGTCTTTTGGCAAAGCAGCAGATACCTACGACCGGCATGCCGCGTTTCAACGTGATGTGGGACAAAGGCTATTACAAAAACTGCCTGACGACTTAACCAATAAACGAGTCTTAGACTTGGGGTGTGGTACGGGCTACTTCTCTCAACTGCTCCAACAACGTGGCGCCGAAGTGGTTTGTGGTGATATCTCACAAGCTATGTTAGATAAAGCGAAGCAGCGTTGTGGTGCACACCGAATGCAGTACCAGTTAGCTGATGCTGAAAATTTGTCTTTTGAGGACGATAGTTTTGATTATGTTTTCTCCAGCTTGGCATTGCAGTGGTGTGCGGATCTCAGTTACCCACTTAGAGAAATTCGTCGTGTGTTAAAAAAGGGAGGCACTGGCTGCTTTTCGACACTAATGGATGGCTCTCTGTATGAGTTGCGCGAATCGTGGTCAAAAATTGATGCATATCAACACGTGAATAACTTTATTACCCACAATCAGGTAAAAATTGCGTTAGCGCAATCTTGGTGCCACAACCATCATCTAGACTTGACCCCCATCACAGTTTGGTACGATTCAGCGTTTTCTGTCATGCGTGATCTCAAAGGCATTGGTGCAAATCACGTAAGCGGGCGCTCACATGGCCTAACGAGCCGTCGCACTTTGTTGCAAGTTGAGGGCGCGTACCAAGCATTTAGAAATGATCAAGGTCTTCTACCTGCAAGTTATCAGGTTTGTTTTGGAGTAATACATCTATGA
- a CDS encoding IS4 family transposase: protein MTHSDAKLWAQEQFGQAQLKDPRRTQRLISLATSIANQPGVSVAKLPFSPADMEGAYRFIRNENIDAKDIAEAGFQSTVSRANEHEELLALEDTTTLSFPHRSIKDELGHTNQGDRIRALHVHSTLLFAPQSQTIVGLIEQQRWSRDITKRGQKHQHATRPYKEKESYKWEQASRRVVERLGDKMLDVISVCDREADLFEYLTYKRQHQQRFVVRSMQSRCLEEHAQKLYDYAQALPSVETKELTIPQKGGRKARDVKLDVKYGQVTLKAPANKKEHAGIPVYYVGCLEQGTSKDKLAWHLLTSEPINNVEDAMRIIGYYERRWLIEDFHKVWKSEGTDVESLRLQSKDNLERLSVIYAFVATRLLALRFIKEVDELTKESCEKVLGKKAWKLLWLKLESKTLPKEVPDMGWAYKNLAKLGGWKDTKRTGRASIKVLWEGWFKLQTILEGYELAMSLDH, encoded by the coding sequence ATGACACACTCAGACGCTAAACTTTGGGCACAAGAACAATTTGGACAAGCACAACTTAAAGACCCTCGAAGAACACAACGCCTCATCAGTTTAGCGACTTCCATTGCTAATCAACCAGGAGTCTCCGTGGCTAAACTTCCTTTTTCTCCCGCCGATATGGAAGGTGCATATCGCTTTATCCGCAATGAAAACATCGATGCAAAAGACATCGCAGAAGCAGGCTTTCAATCAACTGTATCCCGAGCTAACGAGCATGAGGAATTACTCGCGCTTGAAGATACAACAACGCTCAGTTTTCCGCATCGAAGTATAAAAGATGAACTCGGGCACACGAATCAAGGCGATAGAATTCGAGCTCTCCACGTACATTCGACGTTACTTTTTGCACCACAAAGTCAGACCATTGTTGGCCTGATAGAGCAGCAACGATGGAGCCGAGATATTACTAAGCGTGGGCAAAAGCACCAACACGCGACTCGTCCTTATAAGGAGAAAGAGAGTTACAAATGGGAGCAAGCTTCTCGCCGTGTCGTTGAACGCCTAGGGGATAAAATGTTAGATGTTATCTCGGTCTGTGACCGAGAAGCTGACCTATTCGAATACTTAACTTATAAACGTCAACATCAGCAGCGTTTTGTCGTTCGTTCAATGCAAAGTCGTTGTCTAGAAGAGCACGCTCAAAAGCTTTACGACTATGCGCAAGCGTTACCAAGCGTCGAGACAAAAGAGCTTACCATCCCCCAAAAAGGAGGGAGAAAAGCGAGAGATGTAAAGCTTGATGTTAAATATGGTCAGGTGACATTAAAGGCTCCGGCAAACAAAAAAGAGCACGCAGGCATACCTGTTTATTATGTTGGTTGCCTTGAGCAAGGGACATCAAAAGACAAGTTAGCATGGCACCTCTTGACGTCGGAGCCAATAAACAACGTTGAAGACGCTATGAGAATTATCGGTTATTACGAGCGCAGATGGCTGATTGAAGATTTTCATAAAGTCTGGAAAAGTGAAGGGACAGATGTGGAGTCACTCAGGCTACAAAGTAAAGATAACTTAGAGAGATTAAGTGTCATCTATGCCTTTGTTGCTACGCGTTTATTGGCGTTACGCTTCATTAAAGAAGTTGATGAGCTAACGAAAGAAAGTTGTGAAAAGGTATTGGGCAAAAAAGCTTGGAAGCTACTGTGGTTGAAACTAGAAAGTAAGACGTTACCTAAAGAAGTGCCCGATATGGGCTGGGCGTACAAAAATCTCGCTAAATTAGGCGGTTGGAAAGATACCAAGAGGACGGGTAGAGCTTCAATAAAGGTGCTTTGGGAAGGATGGTTTAAACTACAAACCATCCTTGAAGGCTACGAACTCGCAATGTCTCTTGATCACTAG
- the bioA gene encoding adenosylmethionine--8-amino-7-oxononanoate transaminase → MDLAFDRQHIWHPYTSTLTPLTCYPVESANGVHIKLEDGTELVDGMSSWWSTIHGYNHPHLNQAAHQQIDRVSHVMFGGITHQPAISLCKKLLSLAPSNLEHVFLADSGSVAVEVSLKMALQYWHAKGERRPKFLTLRHGYHGDTFAAMSVTDPDNSMHSLYKGFLPEHIFAESPTCGYWDEWKPEDLADFEHKIETHHQELAAVILEPIVQGAGGMRIYHPEFLKGVRRLCDKYGLLLIADEIATGFGRTGKLFACEHADIQPDILCVGKALTGGYMTLSATLASKHVADTVCGGDAGCFMHGPTFMGNPLACAVATASLELIEQGDWKQQTQQIETLFSELLPKLEEYELVKNTRWLGAIGVVETHRPVNMETIQALFVEHGVWIRPFGKLIYMMPPFISKPEDIEKLVNAIDAALQRKDCFAS, encoded by the coding sequence ATGGATCTCGCCTTCGACCGCCAGCATATCTGGCATCCTTACACTTCGACATTGACACCTCTGACCTGCTACCCAGTAGAATCCGCAAATGGTGTTCACATTAAATTGGAAGACGGTACAGAGCTTGTCGATGGCATGTCTTCTTGGTGGTCGACGATCCACGGCTATAACCATCCGCACTTAAATCAAGCCGCTCACCAGCAGATCGATCGGGTCTCTCACGTGATGTTTGGCGGGATTACCCACCAGCCAGCAATCAGTTTGTGTAAGAAGTTGCTATCCCTCGCACCAAGTAACCTTGAACATGTATTCCTTGCCGACTCAGGCTCTGTTGCTGTAGAAGTCAGCTTGAAAATGGCGCTGCAATATTGGCATGCGAAGGGCGAACGCAGACCAAAGTTTCTTACTTTGCGACACGGTTATCACGGCGACACTTTCGCGGCAATGTCGGTTACCGACCCAGATAACTCGATGCACTCCCTCTATAAAGGCTTTTTACCTGAGCATATCTTTGCGGAGTCACCAACTTGTGGATACTGGGACGAATGGAAGCCAGAAGATCTTGCTGACTTTGAGCACAAGATTGAGACGCACCATCAAGAACTCGCTGCGGTGATTCTAGAGCCTATCGTTCAAGGCGCCGGCGGCATGCGTATCTACCATCCAGAATTTCTCAAAGGCGTGCGTAGGCTTTGTGACAAATACGGCTTGTTATTGATTGCAGATGAGATCGCAACCGGATTTGGGCGCACAGGCAAATTGTTTGCCTGCGAACATGCAGATATTCAACCAGACATTCTGTGTGTCGGGAAAGCACTCACTGGCGGCTACATGACGCTATCAGCGACCCTAGCCAGCAAACACGTCGCAGACACCGTTTGTGGCGGTGATGCTGGGTGTTTTATGCACGGTCCAACCTTTATGGGGAATCCACTCGCTTGTGCTGTAGCTACTGCAAGTTTGGAATTGATCGAACAAGGTGATTGGAAGCAGCAAACCCAACAAATCGAAACACTGTTTTCTGAATTACTGCCAAAACTTGAAGAATACGAGTTGGTGAAGAACACCCGTTGGTTAGGTGCAATTGGTGTTGTAGAAACGCATCGCCCAGTGAATATGGAAACCATCCAAGCCTTGTTTGTTGAACACGGAGTTTGGATTCGTCCATTTGGCAAACTGATTTATATGATGCCGCCGTTCATCAGCAAGCCGGAAGATATTGAGAAGCTAGTTAATGCGATTGATGCTGCTTTGCAACGTAAAGACTGCTTCGCTTCATAG
- the bioF gene encoding 8-amino-7-oxononanoate synthase produces MPAFKSRIESALAERKTQGLNRSMNVVFAGNQSVLEHEGRRYINFSSNDYLGLANDQALVRAWQQGLSVYGSGSGASPMVTGFSAAHSNLEAALTEWLGYDRAILFSSGFSANQALLFTLLEKSDVLIQDRLNHASLMEAGALSPAKMKRFKHNDIEHLSSLISGEDNNLVVTEGVFSMDGDCAPLANIAEVTGNYDAWLAVDDAHGIGVLGESGGGSCELAMVKPEILIVTFGKAFGMSGAAILCDHATGDFLTQFARHHVYSTAMPPAQAYALTHAVSMVQEQSWRREKLTELSEVYRDSFNDLDGFVETQTSIKPFMIGESELALQVASACRQNGIWVSAIRPPTVPKGTSRLRITLTANHTKEQIQTLSMALKQALGAQ; encoded by the coding sequence ATGCCAGCGTTTAAATCTCGTATCGAGTCCGCCCTTGCTGAGCGTAAAACGCAAGGGTTGAATCGTTCTATGAATGTGGTGTTTGCCGGTAACCAGTCCGTTTTAGAACACGAAGGCAGACGCTACATTAATTTCTCAAGTAATGATTATTTGGGCTTGGCCAATGACCAAGCGCTCGTTCGTGCATGGCAGCAAGGTTTAAGTGTATACGGCAGTGGCAGTGGGGCATCACCAATGGTCACTGGCTTTAGTGCAGCACACAGCAATTTAGAGGCCGCACTGACCGAATGGTTGGGCTACGACAGAGCAATTCTGTTTAGTTCGGGATTCAGTGCTAATCAAGCCTTGTTGTTTACCTTACTAGAAAAATCAGACGTACTCATTCAAGACCGTTTGAATCATGCTTCATTGATGGAAGCGGGGGCGTTGTCACCGGCTAAGATGAAGCGCTTCAAGCACAATGACATCGAGCACCTTTCATCACTCATAAGCGGTGAAGATAACAACCTTGTGGTGACCGAAGGGGTATTCAGCATGGACGGCGATTGTGCACCGCTTGCGAATATTGCTGAAGTCACTGGGAACTATGATGCATGGCTTGCCGTAGACGACGCTCATGGCATTGGTGTTCTTGGTGAGTCTGGTGGTGGTTCTTGCGAATTGGCGATGGTTAAGCCCGAGATATTGATCGTTACCTTCGGCAAAGCATTTGGAATGTCTGGCGCTGCCATTCTATGTGATCACGCAACGGGAGACTTTTTAACTCAGTTTGCTCGTCACCATGTGTATTCCACGGCGATGCCTCCAGCACAAGCCTACGCGCTGACACATGCTGTCTCGATGGTTCAAGAGCAGTCTTGGCGACGTGAAAAGCTTACAGAGCTTAGTGAAGTTTATCGAGATAGCTTCAACGATCTCGACGGTTTTGTCGAAACGCAAACTTCGATTAAGCCATTTATGATTGGTGAATCGGAACTGGCCTTACAGGTTGCAAGCGCTTGTCGTCAAAACGGTATTTGGGTGAGCGCGATTCGCCCACCAACGGTTCCGAAAGGGACCTCACGACTCCGAATTACACTGACGGCCAATCACACTAAAGAACAAATACAAACGCTTTCAATGGCACTGAAGCAAGCATTAGGAGCGCAGTAA
- the serS gene encoding serine--tRNA ligase, producing the protein MLDSKLLRTELDETAAKLARRGFKLDVDTIRKLEEQRKSIQVEVENLQSTRNSISKQIGQKMAAGDKEGAEEIKKQIGTLGSDLDAKKVELEQVMAQLDEFTLSVPNIPADEVPDGKDENDNVEISRWGEPKTYDFDLKDHVDLGEMGGGLDFASAVKITGARFIVMKGQFARLHRAIAQFMLDLHTEEHGYTEMYVPYLVNSDSLFGTGQLPKFGKDLFHTEPLVEKVNDEEPRKLSLIPTAEVPVTNLVRDTISDEADLPLKMTAHTPCFRSEAGSYGRDTRGLIRMHQFDKVELVQITKPEDSMNALEELTGHAEKVLQLLELPYRKVVLCTGDMGFGARKTYDLEVWVPAQETYREISSCSNMWDFQARRMQARFRRKGEKKPELVHTLNGSGLAVGRTMVAILENNQEADGRIAIPTVLQKYMAGATHIG; encoded by the coding sequence ATGCTGGATTCTAAATTACTTCGTACAGAGCTGGATGAAACAGCTGCTAAACTGGCGCGTCGTGGCTTTAAGCTAGACGTAGATACTATTCGTAAACTTGAAGAACAACGTAAGTCCATTCAAGTAGAAGTAGAAAATTTACAATCCACGCGTAACTCCATCTCCAAGCAAATCGGCCAAAAAATGGCGGCTGGCGACAAAGAAGGCGCAGAAGAAATCAAGAAACAAATCGGTACGCTAGGTAGCGATCTTGATGCGAAGAAAGTTGAACTTGAGCAAGTAATGGCTCAACTAGACGAATTCACGCTTTCTGTACCAAACATCCCAGCAGATGAAGTGCCAGATGGCAAAGATGAAAACGACAACGTTGAAATCTCTCGTTGGGGTGAGCCAAAGACTTACGACTTCGATCTGAAAGATCACGTTGACCTAGGTGAAATGGGTGGCGGTCTTGATTTCGCAAGCGCAGTTAAGATCACTGGTGCACGTTTTATCGTGATGAAAGGCCAATTTGCTCGTCTACATCGTGCGATCGCTCAATTCATGTTGGATCTTCACACAGAAGAGCACGGCTACACTGAAATGTACGTACCTTACCTAGTAAACTCTGACAGCCTATTCGGTACTGGTCAGCTTCCTAAGTTTGGTAAAGACCTTTTCCACACAGAGCCGCTAGTAGAAAAAGTAAACGACGAAGAACCACGTAAACTGTCTCTAATCCCGACAGCAGAAGTGCCTGTAACGAACCTAGTTCGTGACACGATTTCTGACGAAGCGGATCTACCACTTAAGATGACAGCTCACACTCCATGTTTCCGTTCTGAAGCCGGTTCTTACGGTCGTGATACACGTGGTCTGATTCGTATGCACCAGTTCGACAAAGTTGAGCTAGTACAAATCACTAAGCCAGAAGATTCAATGAACGCGCTAGAAGAACTAACAGGTCACGCTGAGAAAGTTCTACAGCTTCTTGAACTTCCTTACCGTAAGGTTGTTCTATGTACAGGTGACATGGGCTTCGGTGCTCGTAAAACTTACGACCTAGAAGTGTGGGTTCCTGCTCAAGAAACTTACCGTGAAATCTCTTCATGTTCTAACATGTGGGACTTCCAAGCTCGTCGTATGCAAGCGCGTTTCCGTCGTAAAGGTGAGAAGAAACCTGAACTTGTACACACGCTAAACGGTTCTGGTCTAGCTGTAGGTCGTACCATGGTTGCTATTCTAGAAAACAACCAAGAAGCAGACGGTCGCATTGCAATCCCTACTGTACTTCAAAAGTACATGGCGGGCGCAACGCACATCGGTTAA